The Haloterrigena turkmenica DSM 5511 nucleotide sequence GCGTAAATTCCACAGATGTATCCGTTGAGTGTCGCCGCGAATGTTCCAGCAGTCCGTCCAGCGCTTCCGGATCGACGCTATCGTATAGTGGCTGGAAATTCCGCGGGGGAACTCCTTTTACGGCAGCTATTCCACGTATTATGGCCTGTGATGCGGATTCGTTCGTCTGCTCTTCGACGAAAATTGTGGACCCGCTATCCGTCACTGTCTCCCGTCTATCCCGAGATCCCATACGCAGTGGTAATGTACCCCCAATTAGTTATACTTTCACCAAGTCACAGGGGAAGTGATCATACAGAGTAGATTTACTACATCCGATGATCAGTCATTCTGCGCTGTTGTCCGATCTCGATTCGTCGCCGGTGTGCCGATCTGCGGTCGATACTCCGATCCGCCGTCTTCACTCCGGCGGCGCGTCCCACTCCTCGCCGTCGTCCTGAGGATCGTAGCCGATCCGGGCTCGGGCGTGCTCGAGGTCGTACCAGCGCCGGCGGTTGTCGCTGACGCCGCTGAAGATGTCGAACTCGACGTCGTCGTCCCGCAGGCAGCAGTCGATCTGGTGGGCGAAGTCCCGACGGGACTGCCAGGTCGCCTTCATCCGCGCGACCTGTTCCTCGTACTCGTCGCTGCCACGCTCCCAGTCGCCATCCTCGACGCCGATTTCGGCGTCGCCGTAGGGGTGGTCGTATTCCTCGCCGCGAACGCTGCAGATCCGGAGCGCGTAGAACTGTTTCGGATACTCGCAGTCCTCGATGTAGTACCGGCCGAGGTCCTCGCCGAAGCTCTTGGAGGCGCCGTAGTAGGAGTCGGGGCGAACGGGATCGGTGTGATCGATGACGAGGTCGTGATCGCGCTCGTAGATTTCTGGCGCGTTCTCGATCTCGTACATGCCCATCACGTGGTTGGTCGAGCCGAAGATAACGGACTCGACCTCGGCCTCGCGGGCGGCCTCGAGGACGTTGTACATGCCGACGATGTTGGGCTGGAAGATGTCGGTCCAGTCGCCGTCGGTGTAGGGGTAGGCGGCGAGGTGGACGATGGCGTCCTGTCCCTCGCAAGCCTCGCGGAGCGCCTCGTAGTCCGCGATATCGCCGACGACCGTCTCGAACTCGGCGTATGGGCCTTCCTCGCGGTCGGAGCGATTGTAGTACGTGAACTCGTACCGATCGTCGTCGTGTAAGTGATCGATGATCGCGGTGCCACATCGGCCGTACGAACCGGTCACTAGTACGTCCATACGCCTAGCCCTTCCGCGGAGACCATCAAAATATCGGTCGCGTGGCGGGATTCACTCGGCGCGAGCGGCCGCCGGTGCGGTTCGTGATCGGCCGTCGGCGCGGCCCGTGCTCACTCCATCAGGACGGTCACCGGCCCGTCGAAGTTCAGCAGGACGCGCTGGGCGAGGTCGCCGAAGATCGCCTTCCCGGTCGGCGAGCGCTTCTGGCCGACGAGGAACGTGTGATCGCAGGCCAGCCGTTCGGCCGCCGAGAGGATCTCGTCGTCGAGGTCGCCCTCCTCGGTGATGATCGGTTCGATCTCGACGTCGACGTCCGGACCGATGCCGCTGAGGACGTCCTTCGTGAACTCCTCGGCGAACTGCCTGGTCATCGCCGTCGCGTCGGTTTCCTCGAATTTGGTCCCCTCCATCCGCTCGACCCACTCGATCGCGTCGTTGCCCTCCTCGGCCGCTTCGGGCGTCGTCCACGCCAGCACGACCAGTTCCGCGTTCCCGTTCTGAGCGAACTCGCCGGATTCGGCGAGGAGTCGTTTGTGAGCCCCGGTATCGTCGATGACGACGAGTGCGCGTTGCATACCACGCACCTTGGCTGGCAGTCTGATAAAGCTACCTCCGTTCAAGCCGACGAGCGGACGCCGAATCTCCGTCCGGCCTCCGGCGGCGATAGTCCGCCGCGATCAGCTCAGTCGGCGCGGTAGCGCTCCAGTGCGTCCTGATCGATCTCGATGCCCAGTCCCGGCTCCTGTGGGACATCGATGGTGCCGCCGGCGGGATCGAACGGCGTCTCGAGCAACTCGCTGCGCATCGGGTTCTCGCTGCGGTCGAACTCGATCAGCATCGGCTCGGGGACGTTGCGCGTGTGGGGGTAGTTCGAGATGCTGGCGGCGAACTGCACCGCGGCGGCCATGCCGACGGCGCTGTTCCAGATGTGCGGTCTGACGGCGACGTTCTCGGTCGAGGCCATGCCGGCGATCAAGCGCGCCTCCGAGAGGCCGCCACAGCGGCCCAGGTTCGGCTGGACGATGTCGACCGTCCGGTCGTCGATCAGTTCCTTGAACTCGAAGCGACCGTAGTGGGCCTCGCCGGCGGCGATCGGGATATCGATCTTCCCGCGCAGTTCCCGGTAGCCCGACGCGTTCTCCGGCGGCACGGGCTCTTCGATCCAGGTCACGTCGTACTCCTCGATGGCCCGTGCGGATTTGACCGCCTGGTGCGGGCGGTAGTTGCCGTTCATGTCGACCATCAGGTCGGCGTCGTCGCCCAGGATCTCCCGCGCCGTGCGCACGCGTTCGGCGTCGGACTCGGGATCGGCGCCGATCTTGATCTTCGCGGCGGTGAATCCCTCTTCGACGGCATCGCGGATCGGCTCCTCGATCGGCCGATCGGCCTCGGTGAAGTACATCGTTGACGCGTAGGGGGTCAGCTTCTCACAGCGCGTGCCGCCGAGCAGCCGGTGAGCCGGCCGGCCGACGCTCTTCCCGATGATGTCCCAGCAGGCGACGTCGATCGCGCTGACGGCGCTCTGGACGACGACGTCGCCGCCGAAGTGGTACGGATCGGTGTAGGAGTTCTCGGCGAGCGATTCGACCTCGAAGGGGTCCATGCCGACGACGTCGTCGGCGAACATCGTCTCGATCGTCGCCGTCGCCATCGGCCCCGGAGCGAACGCCTCGCCCCAGCCGACGGTCCCGTCGTCGGTCTCGAGGCGCACCAGCGTCGTCCCGCGGTCGGTTCCGAACCCTCGCGCGTCGCCGAGTCCCTCTCCATCGGGCAACGAGTGTGCGAGCGGAATCGCCTGAACGTCCGTGATCTCCATAGCGCATCCGACAGACTCGCGTCCAATATAGCTTGCGTTGCCTCCAGTCCGGAACGGGCCTCCCGGAGCGACTCGATCGGCGGGGACACATTTATCACCGCAGTTCGTCGTAGTACCGACCACGACATGCCCAGAGCTAGCCTTAGCGAGCGCTTCCAGGACGTCGCCTTCACCACCGCCGTCCCGTTCAGCGACGACGGATCGGACGTGCTATACGAGGACCTCGCGGACAACCTCGCGAAGCAGTACGACGCCGGCGCGCGCCTGTTCATCCCCTGTGGCAACACCGGAGAGTACTACTCGCTGACCGACGAGGAGCGAACCGAGATCGTCGAGACCCACGTCGAGGCGACCGGCGACGAGGCGATGATCGCCGGCGGCGTCGCCGGCAGCCTCGCGGAGGTCGAACGGCTCGCCGACGCCTACGAGGACGCCGGGGCGGACGCGATCATGGTGATGCACCCCGACCACACCTACCTGCACCAGCGCGGGCTGGCGAACTACTACCACCGGATCTGCGACGCGACCGACCTCGGCGTCGTCATCTACAAGCGCGGTCCCGAGGTGCCCCGCGACGTGATCGTCGACCTCTCCGAGCGCGAGAACGTGGTCGCGGTGAAGTTCGCTGTCAACGATATCAAGGAGTTCTCCCAGACCGTCGCGGACGCCCCGGGCGAGGTCACGTGGGTCAATGGCATCGCCGAACGGTACGCGCTCTCCTTCGCCATCGAGGGGGCGACGGGGTACACCACCGGTCTCGGCAACTTCGCGCCGGAGGCGACGCTGGCGCTGTTCGACGCCGTCGAGGACGAGAACTGGGAGCGAGCCAGATCGATCCAGCGGCTACTCCGTCCGATCGAGGACCTTCGCGAGGAACCCGGCGAGGACAACGCGCTCTCCGGCGCGAACAACGTCTCCGTCATCAAACGCGGGATGGATCTCGCCGGCTATACGGGCGGTTCCCTCCGCGATCCGCTGGTCGATCTCTCCGCCGACGACGCGGCGCGTCTCGAGGAGTACTACGAAACCGTACAGTCGACGCCGCTGCTGGAAGCGGCCTGAGATCGGGATCGCAGCGATAGCCGACGCGGGAGCACAGCAATAGCTGACTGACGACGGCCGAACCCCGCTCGAGAAAACGGCTTTTCCGGGGCTTACTCGTCGTCGTAGTGGAACTCCGTCCACGGCCCGTCGACGAACGGGTACTCCTCGAGGACGTCGAGGTCGACGTCGACGCCGAGTCCGGGCCCGTCCGGGACGGTCAGGTGGCCGTCCTCGATGGCCGGCTGGCCCTCGATGATGTCGTAGGCGAGTTCGAACGGGTACATCCCGGGATCGACCGCCGTCTCGTCGAGCGCCGGGTCGTCCTCGAAGACGGGGTACTCGAGCAGTCGCACGTCCGGCGCCGCGGCGACGAGGTGGGCGTTGGCCTGTAGCCCGAGCCAGGTTCCGAAGTTGTGCGGGACGAACTCGACGTCGCGGCCGTCGCAGTACTCGATGGCGTCCCGGCAGCCGGTAAAGCCCTCGTGGTGACGGACGTCGCCCTGCAGGAAGTCGACCGCGCCGGTCTCACCGAGTTCGACCAGTCCCGCCGGCGACTCCTCGCTCTCCCCGCCGGCCAGCGGCGCGCCGGTCTCGGCGAGTTCGACGTAGCCCGCGTGGTCGTCAGGTTCGACCGGCTCCTCGATCCAGTAGGCGCCCCGCTCAGCGGCGTGTGCGACCAGTTCGCGAACGGTGTCGCGGCCGTAGGCCTCGCCGAGCTTCCACCAGGTGTGGACGTCGAGCATGATCTCGATATCGTCGACTGCGTCGGCGAGCAGGTCGACCGTTCGGCGGTCGCCGTCGGGCCCGATCCCGGGCCGGTACTTGTAGCCGAAAAAGCCCAACTCCTCAAGCGCTTCGGCCTGTTCGACGTATCCTTCCGGCTCCATGTACATCCCGGCGCTGGCGTACAGCGGCATCTCGGTGGTCGGCTCGGTGCCGTACTCGTCGGCCAGCAGCTCGTAGATCGGCGCACCGAGCTCCTTCCCGCGGATGTCGTACAGCGCGACGTCGACGGCCGAGATCGCCTCTGTCCGGAGGTGGGCCGGGAGGTTCGTCTCGGCGATCAGGTCGTGAGCGTCGGTGATCTCGTCGATCGACTCGTCCTCGAGCGCGTCGGCGACGGACTCCTCGAGGACGTCGGCGAACGTTCCCTGCGAGTCGCCCTCGAAGTACTCGCGCATCGCGGAGCTGCTCGCGCCCGCCGTCGCGAACCCTTGTCGGCCGTCTCGGGTCTCCACGACGACGAGGACGACGTCCCGCTTGCGAAGGCGTCGGACGCCGCCGTGAAACGGCCGTTCCTGTACCGGATCGATCGGGGACGAGAGGGCGTACCCTCTCACATCGGCGATATCCATATGCGGGGCATTCGCAGCCGACCGTATAAATCATCCGAGTACTCGTCGTTCGATCCGGACTGAACCACCCTCTCGTTTCGGCCGCGATCGACCCGCCGATACACTAGCTATCCCCGGCGTGTGCCGGCCGGCGTTTCCGCCTTCGGGAACCGTCCGCGCAGTCCGGACGAGCGCATCTCCCGCTGGCTCGCTCGCTCGAGTCCGTTGGTCGTCGTTTCGGCCGGCCGTACGTTCCCTCTGTATGTGTATTGGTACCATTCCTCCTGTTCTCGCCTCGGGAACGGATGGGCGCACATTCGACGCGTCCGACCGCAACTGACCGGGCGAACGATCGCCTCGATCGGGTCTCGAGCGGCTCGTTCCGCCGATATCGGGCCCATAGCCGGTATTGTTCCGCTCACTCGCGGAAATCGCTCGGAGCCGAGATTTCCCTACTGCGAACCCGTCGTAATCGGCGCTTCTGAGCCGTATTCGCACAGTATTCACTGAGAACGGAGAGTCCGCTCCGGTGACTCGGATACCGGTAATCGTTCACATAGTTACGTTTTACAGTCGTACCTTTGTATTGAAGGTTTACAACCATACGACTGTATGGTTCGGGAACGGGGAACAGACCGGTCACGATAGCCGGCGAGTCGGTGCCTGTGCCGTCAATAGTATCGACCCGCAACCGAACGCTGGGAGTGACCGATTCGAGCGTCCGCGTTCGCCGCCGCTCGTCGAATGACAACTTTTAATAACTATATTCGAGTCGTAATTTCCGTGATTGATGATAACAGTCGAGCTTGCGGGTGGTCAGTATCGCGTAGACAGCTGGTCTCCCTTGCGGGGACCGGCGCGCTCGGGTCGATCGCCGGCTGTACCGGCGGCGGATCGGATCCCGACTCAAACGAGTCGTCGGACGACAACGAGACGGATACCGAGGACGACGAGAAGAGCGTCGAAGAACTCATCGCGGAGTACCGCTGTCCCGAGACGGGCGACGACTACGATATCGTCGTCGCACAGGACGGCAGCGGCGACTACGAGTCGGTTCAGGCCGCCATCGACGCGATCGAACCGGGAACGTTCGAGGGAACGCGAGTGTACATCAAGGAGGGCCGGTACGAGGAGAAACTGGAGCTCCCCTCCAACCGAACCGACGTGACGTTCGTCGGCGAGAGCGCCGAGAACACGGTGCTCACGTACGACGACCACGCCGACAAGACCAACGAGCACGGCGAGGAACTCGGCACGTCCCAGTCGGCGAGCTTCTTCGTCTACGGACCGGACTTCACCGCGAAGAACATCACCTTCGAGAACGCCGCTCCCGACGTCGCACAGGCCGTTGCGATTCGCATCAAGGCCGACCGAGCCGTCTTCGAGAACTGCCGGTTCATCGGCAATCAGGACACGCTCTACACCTACGGGCGCGACACGCGCCAGTACTTCACGGACTGCTACATCGAGGGCGACGTGGACTTCATCTTCGGACTCGCGACGGCGTTCTTCGAAGACTGCGAGATCTTCTGCAAGGACGAAGGGTACATTGCGGCGCCCGCACAGCCCGAAGAGCAAGAGTTCGGATACGTGTTCAAGAACTGCGACGTGACCGGAGACGCGCCGACCGACTCCGTCTATCTCGGCCGGCCCTGGGAGCCGTACGGACAGACGGTCTACCTCGAGTGCGACCTCGGCGATCACATCCGTCCGGTCGGCTGGGAGCCGTGGGACGAACCGGATCACGGCGACAAGACTGAGACGGCCTACTTCGCCGAATACGACAACACCGGGCCGGGGTACACGCCGGAACGGCGTGCGGACTGGAGCCACCAACTCGATGCGGAGGAAGCCGCGGCGTACACGCTCGAGAACGTCTTCGACGGCTGGAACCCGCGGCGGTGTCTGGAGGGGAGCTAACCGCTCTCGAGGACAGAGGACTTATCCCGAATCGCCTGAAAGAATCGCACATGGCACTACAGGTCACGGTCTGGAACGAGAACGTCCACGAACTCGAGGAACCCGAGGTCGCCGAACGGTATCCCGACGGCATTCACGGGGCCATCGCGGACGCGGTGGACGGCGACGACCGCACCGTCCGGACGGCCACGCTGCAGGAACCGGAACACGGCCTGACCGAGGAGGTCCTCACGAACACCGACGTTCTGCTCTGGTGGTCACACTGCGCCAACGACGAAGTGTCCGACGAGGTCGCCGACCGCGTCGTCGACCGCGTCCACGAGGGGATGGGCTTCATCCCGGTCCACTCCGGGAAGAACTCCAAGCCGTTCAAACGGCTGATGGGGACGACCTGTAACATCAAGTACCGCCACGGCGGCGAGACCGAACGGATCTGGGCCGCCGATCCCGGCCATCCGATCGTCGACGGCCTCGAGGAGTCGTTCGAGGTCCCCTCGACGGAGATGTACGGCGAACCCTTCGACATCCCGGAACCCGACCGGACCGTCTTCATCTCGTGGTTCGAGGGCGGCGAGGTGTTCCGCTCGGGCGTCTGTTATCGCCGCGGCCGCGGGCGGATCTTCGCGTTCCGGCCCGGCCACGAGGAGTACCCGATCTTCTTCCAGGACGAGATTCGGACGGTGCTCGACAACGCCGTCGCCTGGGCGGCGCCGACGGAGGGGGCCGACGCCGTCTGGGGCGAGGTCGAACCGAAGGAACCGCTGGACGACTAGCGCCACCGCTTGAGAGCGGTATCGGCCGCCGGATCGTTATCGATTTTCCGTCGACGCTCCGTCGAGCCGTGGAACTGCTAGGCGTGGAAGTATGGCCATTCGAGGCCGATTCGATGGGACTCGATCGCTTGCGGTCAGTCCGTCGATGGAACCGCTGTAGCGCTCGGACCGACGTTCGATACCCTCACCAGTGGTTATATTTTTTACCATCTTCTCGGGGAAAATTATTTGTACGTGATTGTCATTTGTTGTAATGCGGTAGCATGAAACAGACACGACGAACCTACCTGAAAGGAACGGCGGCATCGGCACTGATCGGAATCGGCGCGCTTAGCGGCCTCTCCGGGTCGGCGGCGGCGGAATCGAACTTCGACCTCGAGGCCGGCTTCGCGGACACGTCGTGGCTCGACGACGACGTCGACGTCCACACGATCACCGAACCGACGCGGAGCGCGGTCGAATCGGCGTTCAGCGCCAGCGGAGCGCGCGTGGTCGTCTTCGAGACGAGCGGAACTATCGACCTCGGTGGAAACGATCTGGCGATCACCGAAGACTACTGCTGGGTGGCCGGCCAGACCGCGCCGTCGCCCGGTATCACGTTCATCAACGGACAGGTCCGGATCAGCGCGAACAACTGCGTCGTCCAGCACATCCGCTCGCGAATCGGCCCCGGTTCCGACGGCTCGATCCAGAGCAACGACGCGTTCAACACCGCCGACGGTACCCAGAACAACGTCGTCGATCACGTCAGCGCCTCGTGGGGCACCGATGAGTGCCTCTCCGTCGGCTACGACACGCAGGATACGACGGTAACCAACTGTCTCATTTACGAGGGGCTGTACGACCCCTACGGCAACGAGGCGGACCACAACTACGGGAGCCTGATCGGCGACGGCGCCTCGAACGTCACCCTCGCGGGCAACGTCTGGGGGAAGGTCCGCGGTCGCGCGCCGCGACTCAAGAGCGACACCGAGACCGTCGTCGTCAACAACCTCCTGTACTTCTTCGACGAGTCGGCCAACGCCGACGACTCTGCGGTCACGAGCTTCGTCGGTAACGCGGCGATCTGTGCGGACGACGATGACGCCATTCTCGAGGGCAGTCCGACCGCGTACCACGCCGACAACATTGCGTACGATCCGCCGATGGTCGACGAGCAGCCGATCGCCGAACCGGAGTCGACGAGTTCGCCGCCGCTGTGGCCGAGCGGCCTCAGCGAGATGCCGTCGGGTGACGTCGAGAGCCACAACCTCACCAACGCCGGGGCGCGGCCGGCCGATCGAACGCAAAACGACGCGCGAATCGTCCAGGAGATCGCCGACCGCGCCGGGCTCGACTACCTCGACTCGCCGTACGACTACTGGGTCGGCCACCACGACGAGGTCGGCGGCTATCCGGAGCTCCCCGTGAACACCCACTCGCTCGAGGTCCCCGACAGCGGTATCCGCGACTGGCTCGCCGGCTGGGCCCAGGCCGTCGAGGAGGGCAGTTCGCCGCCCGACGGCGGTAGCGGCGACGACGGGAGCAGCGGTCCGATCCCGACGGGCACCTACGAGATCGCCAACGTCAACAGCGGGCAGCTGCTCGAGGTGGCCGACGCGTCCACCGCGGACGGCGCCAACGTCCAGCAGTGGTCCGCGACCGATCACGCCACGCAGCAGTGGTACGTCGAGGATACCGGGAACGGCGAGTACGTCCTCCAGAACGCGAACAGCGGGCTGTTGCTCGAGGTCGCCGACGGCTCCACCGAGGACGGCGCGAACGTCCAGCAGCACGCGGACACGGGTTGCGACTGCCAGCGGTGGTCCATCAACGACGTGGGCAACGGAGAGTACATCCTCGAGGCGGTCCACAGCGGAAAGGTAGCCGACGTCGAGGGAGCGTCGACCAGCGACGGGGCGAACGTACTCCAGTGGCCCGACACCGGCGGCGCGAACCAGCGCTGGACGTTCGACTCGGTGTAGCGAACAGGTACTGACGACCGATTCGACGAACCGTCCCACTCGACCCGGGGCTCACCGCTCGCCGACGCTGCCGTCGGCGCGGTGGCCCGGCGAGCGGTCGAAGCCGAGGTCCGTTCCCGCGAGTTCGCGGACGCGATTCTCGTCGATCTCGATTCCGAGCCCCGGTCCGTCAGGCAGGTCCAGATAGCCGTCGGCCGGTTCGAAGATCTCGTCGTTTTCGACGTACCGCATCGCGTCTTCGTCGTCGACGACCACTTGCTCCTGTACCAGCGCGTTCGGCGCGGCCGCGTCGACGTGTAGCGAGGCCGCCAGCGCCAGCGGGCCGATGGGGCAGTGGGGCGCGATCGAGGCGTCGTACGTCTCGGCCATGTCGGCGATTTTCTTCGTCTCAGTGATCCCCCCGGCGCTCGAGACGTCCGGCTGGACGACGTCGACCGCGTCGGCCTCGAGGATCGGCCGGAACTCGCTCCGAGAGTAGAGGCGCTCGCCCGTCGCGATCGGAATCGTCGTCCCCTCGGCGATCCGGGGCAGCGCGTGGTCGTGCTCGGGGGTAACCGGCTCCTCGACGAACATCGGCTGGAACTCCTCGAGCGCCGTCGCCAGTCGGCGGGCCATCGCCTTCGAGGCGCGGCCGTGGAAATCCAGCGCGACGTCGACCTCGGGGCCGACGGCGTCGCGGACCGCGCCGACGATTTCGCGCGCTTCTTCGACGGCTGCCGGCGCATCGATGATCTCGAGTCCGCCCGTCGGAACCAGCTTCACGGCGGTGTAGCCCGCTTCGACGTGCTCGCGCGCCTCGTCGGCGGCCGCGGCCGCCGGATCCGCCACGTCGTCGGCGCCGTGAGCCCTGACGTGCTGGTAGAGTCGGACGCGGTCGCGTGCAGGACCGCCGAGCAGTTCGTAGACCGGCATCCCGGCCGCCTTCCCCTTCAGGTCCCACAGCGCCTCGTCGATGCCGGCGATGGCGCTCATGTGGACCGGTCCGCCGCGGTAGAAGCTGCTGCGGTACATCGCCTGCCAGAGGTACTCGATGCGACTCGGGTCCTCGCCGAGGACGTACTGGTGCATCAGCTGATCGACCGCGCTCCGGGTCGCCGGTTCGCTGTCGCCCGCGAAGTGCCACTTGGTGTAGACCTCGCCCCAGCCGACGCGCCCGTCGCTCGTCTCGAGTCTGAGGAACTGCCAGCGCGGCGGCACCGCGTAGAGCTCGTAGTCTGTAACGTGCATCCGGTGTGGGATGCGACCGGTTCGCTCTTGAACGTTCCGACGACTCGAAGGTACGAGACATCGACCCGGCCCGACTGTCGGGCCGGCACTCCGGCTGTAGATCGCTAGTCGCCGGCCGAGCTATCGGCCGCCCAGCGCACGCCGTTTCGCAGGAGCGCTCGCGTTCCGTCGGCGGTGATCGCCGGCCGGTCGTGCCCGAGCGAACAGTAGAACACGCGTCCGTCTCCGTACTCCTTCACCCACGAGACCGGCATGTCCTCGATTTCGGGATGGTCCATCCTCGCGAGCACCGTGAGGTCGTCGTCGCACTCGAGGACGTACGGCTCGTCCCAGACGCGGAAGTCCTCGAGATCGGCCGAGACGGGGTGGTGGCTGTAGACGACGTTCACGTCGAACGCCCCCTGGGACGGATGAGTGATGAAGTGGCCACCGATCAGCTCCCGAAGTTCGGGTGCGGGCTCGTCCCGGTTCTCCCCGTCGACGGTCGTCAGATCCGACGCGGAGTGAACGCCCGCGTAGCCGTTGCCCGCGTCCACGAACGACAGGAGGCCCTCGCGCTGCTCGTCGGTGAGCGTGCTGTCGGTCGTGTAATCGACGAGGACGTCGTAGCCGTCGAGATCGGTCAATGCGTCCCGGTCGGTCGTCAGCTCGGCCTCGATGCCGGCCGGGGCGAGCGCGTCCTCGAGCAGCGGCCCCATCCGTTCGAATCGGTGAAACGGGAACCGGTTTCCGCCCACGATCAGCGCCCGTTTATCGGTTTTCATACCTGCGGAGAACAGTTGAGAGCACTTATTTCTACTTCCTCGAGCGGGGATCGAATTCGAATCCGAATCGGGACGGCCTTCCTCGATCACCGAGCGTGCCCGTTCTTCGACCTCGGTGCGCTACGGGTCTCGACCGAAGTCCTTTTCTTTC carries:
- a CDS encoding NAD-dependent epimerase/dehydratase family protein; this encodes MDVLVTGSYGRCGTAIIDHLHDDDRYEFTYYNRSDREEGPYAEFETVVGDIADYEALREACEGQDAIVHLAAYPYTDGDWTDIFQPNIVGMYNVLEAAREAEVESVIFGSTNHVMGMYEIENAPEIYERDHDLVIDHTDPVRPDSYYGASKSFGEDLGRYYIEDCEYPKQFYALRICSVRGEEYDHPYGDAEIGVEDGDWERGSDEYEEQVARMKATWQSRRDFAHQIDCCLRDDDVEFDIFSGVSDNRRRWYDLEHARARIGYDPQDDGEEWDAPPE
- a CDS encoding universal stress protein, with product MQRALVVIDDTGAHKRLLAESGEFAQNGNAELVVLAWTTPEAAEEGNDAIEWVERMEGTKFEETDATAMTRQFAEEFTKDVLSGIGPDVDVEIEPIITEEGDLDDEILSAAERLACDHTFLVGQKRSPTGKAIFGDLAQRVLLNFDGPVTVLME
- a CDS encoding pectinesterase family protein, translating into MTTFNNYIRVVISVIDDNSRACGWSVSRRQLVSLAGTGALGSIAGCTGGGSDPDSNESSDDNETDTEDDEKSVEELIAEYRCPETGDDYDIVVAQDGSGDYESVQAAIDAIEPGTFEGTRVYIKEGRYEEKLELPSNRTDVTFVGESAENTVLTYDDHADKTNEHGEELGTSQSASFFVYGPDFTAKNITFENAAPDVAQAVAIRIKADRAVFENCRFIGNQDTLYTYGRDTRQYFTDCYIEGDVDFIFGLATAFFEDCEIFCKDEGYIAAPAQPEEQEFGYVFKNCDVTGDAPTDSVYLGRPWEPYGQTVYLECDLGDHIRPVGWEPWDEPDHGDKTETAYFAEYDNTGPGYTPERRADWSHQLDAEEAAAYTLENVFDGWNPRRCLEGS
- a CDS encoding dihydrodipicolinate synthase family protein, with the protein product MPRASLSERFQDVAFTTAVPFSDDGSDVLYEDLADNLAKQYDAGARLFIPCGNTGEYYSLTDEERTEIVETHVEATGDEAMIAGGVAGSLAEVERLADAYEDAGADAIMVMHPDHTYLHQRGLANYYHRICDATDLGVVIYKRGPEVPRDVIVDLSERENVVAVKFAVNDIKEFSQTVADAPGEVTWVNGIAERYALSFAIEGATGYTTGLGNFAPEATLALFDAVEDENWERARSIQRLLRPIEDLREEPGEDNALSGANNVSVIKRGMDLAGYTGGSLRDPLVDLSADDAARLEEYYETVQSTPLLEAA
- a CDS encoding mandelate racemase/muconate lactonizing enzyme family protein — its product is MEITDVQAIPLAHSLPDGEGLGDARGFGTDRGTTLVRLETDDGTVGWGEAFAPGPMATATIETMFADDVVGMDPFEVESLAENSYTDPYHFGGDVVVQSAVSAIDVACWDIIGKSVGRPAHRLLGGTRCEKLTPYASTMYFTEADRPIEEPIRDAVEEGFTAAKIKIGADPESDAERVRTAREILGDDADLMVDMNGNYRPHQAVKSARAIEEYDVTWIEEPVPPENASGYRELRGKIDIPIAAGEAHYGRFEFKELIDDRTVDIVQPNLGRCGGLSEARLIAGMASTENVAVRPHIWNSAVGMAAAVQFAASISNYPHTRNVPEPMLIEFDRSENPMRSELLETPFDPAGGTIDVPQEPGLGIEIDQDALERYRAD
- a CDS encoding mandelate racemase/muconate lactonizing enzyme family protein gives rise to the protein MDIADVRGYALSSPIDPVQERPFHGGVRRLRKRDVVLVVVETRDGRQGFATAGASSSAMREYFEGDSQGTFADVLEESVADALEDESIDEITDAHDLIAETNLPAHLRTEAISAVDVALYDIRGKELGAPIYELLADEYGTEPTTEMPLYASAGMYMEPEGYVEQAEALEELGFFGYKYRPGIGPDGDRRTVDLLADAVDDIEIMLDVHTWWKLGEAYGRDTVRELVAHAAERGAYWIEEPVEPDDHAGYVELAETGAPLAGGESEESPAGLVELGETGAVDFLQGDVRHHEGFTGCRDAIEYCDGRDVEFVPHNFGTWLGLQANAHLVAAAPDVRLLEYPVFEDDPALDETAVDPGMYPFELAYDIIEGQPAIEDGHLTVPDGPGLGVDVDLDVLEEYPFVDGPWTEFHYDDE
- a CDS encoding ThuA domain-containing protein, giving the protein MALQVTVWNENVHELEEPEVAERYPDGIHGAIADAVDGDDRTVRTATLQEPEHGLTEEVLTNTDVLLWWSHCANDEVSDEVADRVVDRVHEGMGFIPVHSGKNSKPFKRLMGTTCNIKYRHGGETERIWAADPGHPIVDGLEESFEVPSTEMYGEPFDIPEPDRTVFISWFEGGEVFRSGVCYRRGRGRIFAFRPGHEEYPIFFQDEIRTVLDNAVAWAAPTEGADAVWGEVEPKEPLDD
- a CDS encoding HalOD1 output domain-containing protein, with product MGSRDRRETVTDSGSTIFVEEQTNESASQAIIRGIAAVKGVPPRNFQPLYDSVDPEALDGLLEHSRRHSTDTSVEFTHDGCSVLVRSDGEITISYPLPGYE
- a CDS encoding RICIN domain-containing protein; translation: MKQTRRTYLKGTAASALIGIGALSGLSGSAAAESNFDLEAGFADTSWLDDDVDVHTITEPTRSAVESAFSASGARVVVFETSGTIDLGGNDLAITEDYCWVAGQTAPSPGITFINGQVRISANNCVVQHIRSRIGPGSDGSIQSNDAFNTADGTQNNVVDHVSASWGTDECLSVGYDTQDTTVTNCLIYEGLYDPYGNEADHNYGSLIGDGASNVTLAGNVWGKVRGRAPRLKSDTETVVVNNLLYFFDESANADDSAVTSFVGNAAICADDDDAILEGSPTAYHADNIAYDPPMVDEQPIAEPESTSSPPLWPSGLSEMPSGDVESHNLTNAGARPADRTQNDARIVQEIADRAGLDYLDSPYDYWVGHHDEVGGYPELPVNTHSLEVPDSGIRDWLAGWAQAVEEGSSPPDGGSGDDGSSGPIPTGTYEIANVNSGQLLEVADASTADGANVQQWSATDHATQQWYVEDTGNGEYVLQNANSGLLLEVADGSTEDGANVQQHADTGCDCQRWSINDVGNGEYILEAVHSGKVADVEGASTSDGANVLQWPDTGGANQRWTFDSV